The following proteins come from a genomic window of Leptolyngbyaceae cyanobacterium:
- a CDS encoding tyrosine-type recombinase/integrase has translation MPTKRLPQGTTNQRRQNHRVAILPTTETMVEAFERFLALDVANGDAAEDTVYTYQRRVIQYIDWCDRQSINPALANQEDIKLFRRYLVQEKHQKSATVALTLSVVRRFYEAALSKGLVKENPAAQIKPPKEKLDPAERVTYLQEEELKQLLAAIPHDGSRKSLRDRALLGIMALQGPRTVELHRANFGDLVRSGSNWGLRVEGKGSIRTIPLRPDLSKVLWQYLQARESAGEKLAPESPLLVAASHRFEGQRLSRRGIRWIVDEYLVAAKLKTTENATEGRRLSAHSLRHTAGTLGLRKGADLRQVQDLLGHKDPKTTALYAHVNDRHAFNPALGIDVEV, from the coding sequence GTGCCAACCAAACGGCTGCCCCAAGGAACTACCAACCAGCGTCGTCAAAATCATCGCGTCGCTATTTTGCCTACAACGGAGACGATGGTAGAGGCGTTCGAGCGATTTTTGGCTCTGGATGTCGCAAATGGGGATGCGGCAGAGGATACGGTTTACACTTACCAGCGGCGGGTAATTCAATATATTGATTGGTGCGATCGACAAAGTATCAATCCGGCTTTGGCGAATCAGGAAGATATTAAGCTTTTTCGTCGCTATTTGGTGCAGGAGAAGCATCAAAAATCAGCTACCGTTGCCCTTACTTTGTCGGTGGTGCGTCGGTTTTACGAGGCGGCACTATCTAAGGGGTTGGTAAAGGAAAATCCCGCCGCTCAAATTAAACCGCCGAAGGAAAAGCTAGACCCGGCAGAACGGGTGACTTATTTGCAGGAAGAGGAACTCAAGCAGCTTTTGGCGGCGATTCCTCACGATGGCAGTCGAAAGAGTTTGCGCGACCGGGCTCTTTTGGGCATCATGGCACTACAAGGGCCGCGCACGGTGGAGTTACATCGGGCGAATTTCGGGGATTTGGTGCGCTCTGGGTCTAACTGGGGATTGCGGGTAGAGGGGAAGGGTAGCATTAGAACGATTCCGCTGCGTCCGGATTTGAGTAAGGTCTTGTGGCAGTATTTGCAAGCAAGGGAGAGCGCGGGAGAGAAACTGGCTCCTGAGAGCCCTTTGTTGGTGGCGGCGAGCCATCGGTTTGAGGGACAACGGTTATCGCGGCGCGGGATTCGGTGGATCGTGGATGAGTATTTGGTGGCGGCGAAACTGAAAACAACCGAGAACGCAACTGAAGGACGGCGGCTATCAGCGCATAGTTTGAGGCATACGGCAGGGACGTTGGGATTGCGAAAGGGGGCAGATTTGAGGCAGGTGCAGGATTTGTTGGGTCATAAAGACCCGAAGACAACTGCTTTATACGCTCACGTCAACGACCGTCATGCGTTCAATCCGGCTTTGGGGATTGATGTTGAGGTATGA
- a CDS encoding transposase, which yields MQVRWNFKLKPSQTQIVKMSEWLITLRKHRNYALRERETGYNTNNQDADTPINYAWGSFGDLESLMEYGASCPLTCPVVKHGVIPDDLFLALKTSKGVTKWDNSSGIQMKVTTQLRHKHQNFKDIDSDVLQRNIAKLDTGFKNFWKHGRGFPRYLRKLDTFEYKPGRVKLINFVDSYATVYLPGIGNVKMFNSRDLTLIKEVRTCTIKRSASDWYISMLVEIPGEIPEIKSEIKSVVGIDVGVNKLVALSDGSFIENIRVTTNPRTARRLAIRQRAASRKINGSKNKAKAYQKLAKIQHKLSQKRDGYNWQAASKIVKTADAVGREDLNMTNMVKRAKPKHDGKGGYLKNGASAKTGLNKVILDCGWGDLFSKIAWLATKSGKPVIAVDPKYSSQECPKCKHIDKKNRSGEKFICTNCGYTDHADTKASRIVAKKVGLVFPKKVKKTLPADCGKVTPSRYQSSVVETRNHADEQLNIQLSLFDLTDYTIADSRISRKYGRKSRESARL from the coding sequence TTGCAAGTCCGGTGGAATTTCAAGTTAAAACCAAGTCAAACTCAAATTGTCAAAATGTCTGAGTGGTTGATAACTTTGAGAAAACACCGTAACTATGCTTTGCGTGAAAGAGAAACTGGCTATAACACTAATAACCAAGATGCAGATACTCCTATTAATTATGCTTGGGGTTCTTTCGGCGATTTAGAGTCTCTTATGGAGTATGGTGCTAGTTGTCCTCTAACTTGTCCTGTTGTTAAACATGGGGTTATACCTGATGATTTATTCCTGGCTCTAAAAACAAGTAAGGGCGTAACTAAATGGGATAATTCATCGGGAATACAAATGAAAGTAACAACCCAATTACGCCACAAACATCAAAACTTTAAAGATATTGATTCAGATGTTCTACAGCGTAATATTGCTAAATTAGACACGGGATTTAAGAACTTTTGGAAACATGGCAGAGGGTTTCCTCGGTATCTGCGTAAGTTAGATACTTTTGAGTACAAACCAGGGCGAGTTAAATTAATTAACTTTGTAGATAGTTATGCAACTGTATATCTTCCTGGGATTGGCAACGTTAAAATGTTTAATAGCAGGGACTTAACCTTAATCAAAGAAGTTAGAACCTGTACTATTAAACGCAGTGCATCTGACTGGTATATTTCCATGCTGGTAGAAATACCAGGGGAAATACCAGAAATCAAGTCAGAAATTAAGTCAGTTGTTGGGATTGATGTAGGTGTAAATAAGCTTGTCGCTTTATCAGATGGTAGCTTTATAGAAAATATTAGAGTCACTACTAATCCTAGAACTGCTAGACGCTTGGCCATACGTCAACGTGCAGCAAGTCGCAAAATTAATGGTTCTAAAAATAAGGCTAAGGCTTACCAAAAATTAGCCAAGATCCAGCATAAACTATCTCAAAAACGAGATGGGTATAACTGGCAAGCAGCATCTAAAATCGTTAAAACTGCTGATGCTGTTGGACGTGAAGACCTGAACATGACAAATATGGTCAAACGCGCCAAACCTAAACATGATGGGAAGGGAGGTTATTTAAAAAACGGGGCATCTGCTAAAACTGGATTAAATAAGGTAATTCTTGATTGTGGTTGGGGTGATTTATTCAGTAAAATTGCATGGTTGGCTACCAAATCAGGTAAACCAGTTATTGCAGTCGATCCAAAATATTCAAGCCAAGAATGTCCTAAATGCAAACATATCGACAAAAAAAATCGCAGTGGTGAGAAATTCATTTGTACCAACTGCGGATATACAGACCATGCTGATACAAAGGCATCAAGAATTGTAGCTAAAAAAGTTGGGTTAGTTTTTCCCAAAAAAGTAAAGAAAACTCTACCTGCGGACTGCGGGAAAGTTACGCCTAGTAGGTATCAATCCTCTGTGGTTGAGACTAGGAACCATGCAGATGAGCAATTAAATATTCAGTTGAGCTTGTTTGATTTAACTGATTATACTATTGCTGACAGTCGGATATCTAGAAAATACGGCAGAAAATCTAGAGAATCTGCGCGTCTTTAG